The DNA window TCCCTTCGCGCGGAGCCTGCGTGAGGAATTCCCACGAGAGCGTGCTCCAACCGCCGATGACGATGGAGACGACGATTGTCACGACAATCGCAACGATCACGAGCGCAGCCGCGCCCGTCACTCCGCCTGCCAGGCTGCCCGCCACACGCTTGCGCAGCGAATCCTGACCGAGCAGACTACCGCCCCTGGATGCGTTTAATGAGACGCTTACGGACATAGAATTCTACAAGTGCATTGAGTGAAAATGTAAACACGAACAGCAAAGCGCCGATCAAAAAGAGTACTGTGTAGTGCTGATCGCCGAAGACGACCTCTGCCATTTCCGCGCCGATGGTCGCTGCAAACGTACGAATCGGCTCGAACGGGTTGGCACTCGTGATCGATGCATTTCCGGTTGCCATGAGCGCGATCATTGTTTCGCCGAATGCTCGGCCAAACCCGAGAATGATCGCAGCGAATACACCGGGAATCGCCGACGGCAAGACTACACGAAATGCGGTCTGCCATTTCGATGCCCCCAGCGCCGTGCTTGCATCGCGCAGTGCCTGCGGAACGGCCGTCAGCGCATCTTCGCTGATCGTGTAGATGATCGGGATGATCGCAAAACTCATCGCGATGCCACCGACAAATGCGTTGAGCCGGAATTGATATCCGAACGCATCCTGCAGCAGCGTTGCCATCACCATCAACGCAAAGAAACCGACGACCACACTCGGAAAGCCGGCCAATAGTTCGATCACCGGCTTCAATATTTCGCGTGCCCATTTGGGGGCGAAGGTGCTCGTAAAAAGTGCAGCGAGGATCGCAAGCGGGGCCCCGAACAGAATCGAAAGAAGCGTTACTTTCAGCGTACCGACAAACAACGGGACGAAACCGAACTTCGGTACCGTCGAGACCGGCTGCCAGATATCTCCGAAGAATAGCGACGAAAAGGTTGTCGCTTCCTCTTTTGCGATCGAATCGCGGCGTTCGCGAGCGACCGCACTATCGGCCTCGATCTTCGCTTGCGCCAGCGAGAGCGAATCGACGCCACTCACACCGACCGGGCCACTGGCGACGGAGTCTTTCTTCTGAACCTGTGATCCTTTCTGCCCCGGAATCGAGGGTATCCCCTTCTCGTCGGCAAAAGGATCGAAGACTTCCTGCTCGACCTGACCGCCTTCTGTAGTAGTATATACTTTCTCTGGTGAATGTACTGACGTGTCACTTTTCGATGTTGCAGCAACAGGCTGCTTCTTCTTTTTTACAGGAGCCTTCGCTACAGTATCGCTAACTAATGGCTTGCTCGGAAGCACTTCTTCCTTCGGTTTCTCTGCCGGCGAGCTGTCATCCGCAAGCGGATCATAGACCTCTTGTTCGACCGCGCCGCCGTTCTTCGTCAGCTTGACCTTCTTACCGCTGGCATCTTCTTTGATTGCAATATCGGTCCCTTTGATGCCTTCTTTTGATTTGATCACGCCGACCGTTTTCATCTGCGCGAACGTCGTATCGGTCGAAGCGGATACGGAGATGGGAGCAGTGTTCCTATGGGCGGAAGTGTCTGTCGCAACGACTGGCGCGTCGGGTTTGGACTTGCCGAAGAAGATCGGCGACGCTTCCTTAAATACAAACACGAAGATCAGGATGATCGCCGCGAATGAAACGAAGGCGAGTATCCTGATCAGGTTCTCTGCAATTAGCTCGCCGATGCGTCGGCGTTTGCCAAGCGTCAGCGGAGTCGTTGGTTGTTGTGGTGACATCTCTGTTGTCGTAGAGAATACATGGCGGTGACACTGTCTGAGTTATCTCCCGGGGGGTGTGCCGCAATGGGAAAGCCCCCCGGGGAGATCGTATGTGTCACCACACTACTCTTAGCGAACCGGGAAGAACCCTTCGTTCTTCACGACAGCCTGTCCCTCCGATCCGAGGATCCAGGTGATATACTCCTTCAGTGCACCCGTCGGCTTCTGGCGGAGGTAGATGTAGAGGAAGCGTGTAATCGGATAATTGCCGCTCTTCACGTTCTCTTCGGTCGGCTTATATGCTTGGCCGCCATCGTACATCTTTACACCGCATTCTTTGATCCCTTTTGCATACCCAGCGCCGCCGTAGCCGATACCGTTTACGTCCTTCTTCACAGCGTTCACGACCGCTGCCGTACCCGGAAGCGTCTGCACACTGGAGGCATAGTCGGCATCGTTGAGTACGCGCTCTTTGAAGAACGAGTACGTACCCGAGCTATTCTCGCGACCATATAGGATGATCGGAGCATCTGCGCCGCCGACTTCTTTCCAGTTCTTGATTGCACCGGTGAAGATCCCTTTGAGCTGCGAGAAGCTCAGTTCATTGACACCGTTTGCTTCGTTGAGATACACCGTGAGGCCGTCCTTTGCAGTGCGAACTTCGATACCGGTCGAGCCGTAACGCTCACGAAGTTTCAGCTTCTCGGCATCCTTCATCGGTCGCGAAGCGTCACAAACGTCGATCGTGCCGTTGATCAGTGCGCTGATGCCCGTACCCGAGCCACCGCCGTTGACCTGAATATTCACTTCGGGATGTGCCTTCATATATTTTTCGGCCCACCGTTGCGCGAGCTGCACCATCGTGTCGGATCCCTTCACGGTGATCGTCTCGGCCGAAACCGATGCGAACCCGAAGACCGACGTAAGCAGGCAGATCGCGACTGCGAGCTTCATCGTAAGATTTGATCTGAAAGAGTTCATCGTAGCTATTCCTTTTCCTAATAGATTTGTATCCGTGATTAGAACTTGTACTGCATGCGGAATGTGAAGCGATCGTCATGCGCATCGGCAACCGTCGCAACCACCGGCGCGGAGCTCGTGCCGCCGTTCTTCGTGAATTGTTCTGTGGTGGGATGATCGTAATCGAACATCAGGCGCATCGAACCCGAGACGAACACGTTCAGATCGACCGAAATCGTATTGACGGCGAGGTCGCCGCCGAAGCCGGAACTGGCAGACACTCCGCGAAGCGACGAACCCTTACCACTCCCGTCGATCGAGAAGAAATCGGTGCCTTTCACCTTGGTATTCGGATCGAACATCTCATAGCGAACCGCAAGCTGCAACTCGTCCGAGAGGTTCTGCACGAGCATCGCATAGAAACCCATGACGTTCTTGTAGATCGTCGATGCGATCGGGTCGCCAAGCGCCGTGTAATCTGCCGAGGTAAAGAGTTTTGCCGAACCGTAGAACGGTGTCTGGCCGGAGTAGAACTCGGTCTTGACGATCGTACCGCCGATCGGAAGCACCGAGAGATAGAACTGCGCATCGGCACCGATGATCGAACGGTTTGTCGGCAGGAATGTGTGGTTCTGGTTGTTGAAAGTATGATTGCCATACTTGCCCTCGTTCGAAAGTACGAGCGCACCGTTTGTGCCTTCGTACTTGCCGATTACCTGCGACGGCTCGGTGATACCACCCATCGAGATGGAGCCCCCGATGTCGAAGCTGAACTCGTCGCTAAGGAGAAACGGCACACGGAAATGCCCGATGAGCTCCTTGCCCGGCTGGCCGATCGGCGAGCCGGTGGTACCGCCCGGAAGGCCGCCCTGTGTAGCCAACTGCAATCCCGTTTCTTTTGCAACGGCTGCGTTCGTCTTTACCTGAAAGAGCGAGTCAGCGCCGGCTGGTACAGCATACGTGCCTTGGCCGATCGGGGCCGAGGTGAAGCCCATCTTGTTATTCGCTCCCGGAAGCGCACCCGAGGGGCCCGTACCGAAATTATCCGTGCCGTTGAAGATGCCGAGTTCGATAAGCGGCTTAATACCTCCGAGATTCGGAGCGTATGCGACCTGCAAACCGAGATCGCGCTCGCCGTTAAAGAAGCGATTCTCGAAGAGCGAACGCTCCGTAACTTCGCGGGCGCTCGAGGAGTAGGCAATTTCATAACCGAATGGGCGGTTCATCGCGCCCATCGAGACCGTCAACTCCTTCGTTGCAAACCAGTCGGCGAAGACTTCCTTCATGACAACGCCGTTCTCCGTGATATCGGGATAGAGCGTATAGCCGATGCTGCCGGTCTTGTGAACAAACTTCACTCGACCACGACGGATCGTGAACGCGTTGCGGCTATTTACCTGGCTGCCGAGCGAATCGACATCCTGCCATTGCCACTGCGGTTGAATATACCCGGAGATCTTGAGCTTCGAGAGACCGCTGACGGTATTCTCCAGCTCGGTCACACGGTCGGTAACGCCGTCGACTTTGCCTTCGAGCGTGGATATCTTTTCGTCCTGTGCCGAAGCGTTATAGACTCCGACTGTCGAAACGAATGCAAGAAGAAAGAACAGTCTCATCCAGAGACGGGGTAAAGAGGTAGTCATAAATAGAATGTACTGCGAATGGAATCATGAATAATCGGATGCAAAAATCGCAGACCGGGGTTGCGAGAGAATTACAGAACCATTACTAAATTATTAAATAGCAAACGATACCGCAATAACCTGTTGATAATCAATGAATTGCGATCGGCATAACCGCTTTGGAATCGGAGAGAATTTTTACGGTCGAAATGTCGGTCACCGATACGGATGCCTGGGCGTGGTTCAGAAGTTCGTAGCCCGTCCAGCGTTTCCCGCCGCCGATGCTAACGTCATTGTCTTCTACTTTTATGGTCTGGAGGTAGAACCGGTAGGTCGTCCCGTAGATATCGCGGACTTCGATCTTCGTCTTGGCATCGACCGCTAACCGATAAAATCTTCCCGACTCATCCACCACCGGGATGCTCGTAATGCTCTGCCCATCGTAGGTCCAACGGGTAGAATCGGGGTTGTTGCGTTGTCGCTCTGCGTCGTTCGGGAGGCGGTAGGTATAGATCGTCTGACAGCCGCTCGAGAACATGACAAACACGAATGCAATCACCGCAGCAACACTGATGCTGCGTCTGGGCTGAACGATATCGTGCGCTGTGTTCATCGGCTCAAGGAAAGCGATGGAAGGGACGCATCAGTTCCGAGACAACACGAAGTTAATACACCCATAATACGCGGCGTCGTCCTGAACCCCACAAGTGGGTACAGGACGACGAGCTCCATTCGCGTGATTATTCGTTTCTGGGAGGACGATCCGCGCGACGATTCCTCGGTCGCTGTTAGAACTTATAGAAACACGTCACGCGCGGGACGATATCGGCATCCGATTCGACCTTGCCGCTAACGTTCGGCAGCTTGCTCGAATAGCCGGTGTACCAGAGGTTCGGCATGATGTGTACGTTTGTGACCGGCGTCCAGTCAAGACCGGCAACGATGAAGTTCTCCTTCGTCGTCGACGACTTTACATAAGTCGGCTGGTAGCCGATGCCGGTCTGTTCGTAGTTCTGATCGGGATTGAACATGTCGTAGCGAGCGAAGAAGTTCAGCTTCTTCTCGATGATGTTGCCCGTCACGTAGAACGAGAGACCGAATTTCTTCTGGTCAAGATTCGCTTTCGCAATCGTATCGACAACCGCATTCCCGAGCGTCTGGATGAATCCTTCAACGCCGATAGTCAGCGGAGCGGTCGCATAGGCTACGAAGAATTTCATTGTGCTATTGTCCTTCGGCAGCTCGGACTTGCGCTCAAGGTCGCCATAGACATTGACAATAAGCTTCTTGTCCATGAACTTGGCCCACAAGTCGCCATAGACACGCTTGTAGCGATCGTTCTCCGGCGCAGCGCCGGTGCCGTTCGCGTACATGATGTCGTATCCATAATTCTTATCGTCGGTAAACGAACCGCGCAGGCCAACACCGACGTCGTTCGATCCGGCGATGCCGTTCTTATCGAGCAATGTTTTCTCGACCGAGCGGTAACCCCAAACGCCTTCGCTCAGGAGAGCAAAGCTCGGCGTCGCTTGAGCGCCGAAGACCGCCGTCGCATTCGAGAAGATATTCTTCCACTGAATGTTCGCTAACTTCACATACACGGTGCGCTTACCGCTTGCATCGTTATTGCCTTCGTATGCAAGCAAAAACTCCGTCGTGAAATCGGGTGAGATGTCGTAGTTGTACCCGAGATAGACGCGCCGAACCTCGAAATTCGAGTAATCCTTTGGGACGCCGGCCCCGGAATACTGATTCGAGCCACGACCGAGCGAATCGGCATGTACCTTATAATAATAATCGGAAAAGAACTGAGCACTGAATTTGCCGGACGGCTTGAATGCGGAATCGGATTGCGCAAAGCCCGTGCCCCGCACGCCGACCAGCAAAATCACCGCCGCGGCTGCGATGTAGAAGTACTGTTTCATGAGATAGTGAGTAATTTCAGATAGAACGTGTGTGAATGCACGCCTACAAAAATCACAGTTGGACGTTACGTAGCATTTATGGGAACATTACGTCACTATTAACTTATGGGTACCCAATATATTGGCCTCCAATCGTAGAGGTCGCAATATTATCTACTTCGGGCCTCGATGGTGCCAACTGCCCGAATCTGAACACGAAAGCCATCGATCGACGTCGGCAATTGCTTGCGAATCGCGGGC is part of the Bacteroidota bacterium genome and encodes:
- the pstC gene encoding phosphate ABC transporter permease subunit PstC, whose protein sequence is MKTVGVIKSKEGIKGTDIAIKEDASGKKVKLTKNGGAVEQEVYDPLADDSSPAEKPKEEVLPSKPLVSDTVAKAPVKKKKQPVAATSKSDTSVHSPEKVYTTTEGGQVEQEVFDPFADEKGIPSIPGQKGSQVQKKDSVASGPVGVSGVDSLSLAQAKIEADSAVARERRDSIAKEEATTFSSLFFGDIWQPVSTVPKFGFVPLFVGTLKVTLLSILFGAPLAILAALFTSTFAPKWAREILKPVIELLAGFPSVVVGFFALMVMATLLQDAFGYQFRLNAFVGGIAMSFAIIPIIYTISEDALTAVPQALRDASTALGASKWQTAFRVVLPSAIPGVFAAIILGFGRAFGETMIALMATGNASITSANPFEPIRTFAATIGAEMAEVVFGDQHYTVLFLIGALLFVFTFSLNALVEFYVRKRLIKRIQGR
- a CDS encoding phosphate ABC transporter substrate-binding protein, encoding MKLAVAICLLTSVFGFASVSAETITVKGSDTMVQLAQRWAEKYMKAHPEVNIQVNGGGSGTGISALINGTIDVCDASRPMKDAEKLKLRERYGSTGIEVRTAKDGLTVYLNEANGVNELSFSQLKGIFTGAIKNWKEVGGADAPIILYGRENSSGTYSFFKERVLNDADYASSVQTLPGTAAVVNAVKKDVNGIGYGGAGYAKGIKECGVKMYDGGQAYKPTEENVKSGNYPITRFLYIYLRQKPTGALKEYITWILGSEGQAVVKNEGFFPVR